A window of the Teredinibacter franksiae genome harbors these coding sequences:
- a CDS encoding DUF1244 domain-containing protein: protein MDKTDNSAIEAAVFKRLLSHLDSRKDVQNIELMNLAGFCRNCLAKWYVSAAEEAGKKLSYENAREIVYGMPYDEWKEKHQTPATAEQLAAFENRK, encoded by the coding sequence GTGGATAAAACCGACAATTCAGCCATTGAAGCTGCTGTATTTAAGCGCTTGCTCAGCCATTTAGATTCAAGAAAAGACGTGCAGAATATTGAGTTAATGAACCTCGCCGGCTTTTGCCGGAATTGTCTAGCCAAGTGGTACGTTAGTGCAGCGGAAGAGGCTGGGAAGAAATTAAGCTACGAAAATGCCCGCGAAATTGTATACGGCATGCCCTATGATGAATGGAAGGAGAAACATCAAACTCCCGCTACTGCGGAACAATTAGCAGCGTTTGAAAATCGTAAATAG
- a CDS encoding MOSC domain-containing protein — MDVTITGLYHYPVKSLRGIGLAQCSLTRKGVFGDREWVVIDENGAFLSQRKLPRMALIRVRRREHGLELSLGSDSCLASTPANDASIREVSVWKDKAVGILAADSINKWLTRVLESEKPLFLASFDKSRERLPGQPLRFGADATHFADAAPFLIANAFSLHALNLSLTLQDKPEVDIRHFRPNIVISGLPGFAEHHIRGLRHRATDIEFSLVDPCQRCSIITLDPDSAEQMPEAIPFKQLTSLNPMPGNKKAPAFGMNACILDTDDIEALQEGLRLGDRLEVIQ, encoded by the coding sequence GTGGATGTAACGATTACTGGTTTATACCACTACCCTGTGAAATCGCTTCGAGGCATAGGGCTTGCTCAATGCTCGTTAACACGCAAAGGTGTATTTGGCGATCGTGAGTGGGTGGTAATAGATGAAAACGGGGCATTTTTAAGCCAGCGTAAATTGCCGCGTATGGCACTGATTCGGGTACGGCGCCGTGAGCACGGCCTTGAGCTTAGCCTCGGCTCAGACAGCTGCTTAGCCTCCACACCTGCGAACGACGCCAGTATACGGGAGGTCAGCGTTTGGAAAGACAAAGCCGTTGGCATTCTGGCTGCAGACTCTATCAACAAATGGTTAACGCGGGTACTTGAATCCGAAAAACCATTATTTCTTGCCAGTTTCGATAAATCGCGCGAGCGCTTACCCGGCCAACCACTTCGCTTCGGTGCAGACGCCACCCACTTTGCCGACGCAGCCCCCTTTCTTATTGCTAATGCCTTCTCACTGCATGCACTTAATCTGTCGCTAACACTGCAAGACAAACCCGAAGTGGATATTCGCCATTTTAGGCCTAACATTGTTATTAGCGGCCTGCCGGGGTTTGCCGAGCACCATATTAGGGGCTTACGTCACCGGGCAACCGACATTGAGTTCTCGCTGGTGGACCCCTGTCAACGCTGCTCTATTATCACCCTAGACCCAGATTCAGCCGAGCAAATGCCCGAGGCCATTCCGTTTAAGCAACTAACAAGTTTGAACCCCATGCCCGGAAATAAAAAGGCACCCGCTTTTGGCATGAACGCATGCATTCTCGATACCGACGACATTGAAGCACTGCAAGAAGGGTTGCGGCTGGGCGACCGCTTAGAAGTCATTCAGTAA
- a CDS encoding globin, which produces MNHSADFNDSFERNISNNYEMFFQAFYESFQAKSPEIKAVFQNTEKSRRHEMLEDSILMLMECSLNHAPSEHICRLAEFHRERGIPEAMYDVWLESLVETLYRLDAEFTAAEEEAWRAVLLPGISYMRQHAY; this is translated from the coding sequence ATGAATCACTCAGCAGATTTTAACGACAGTTTCGAGCGTAATATCAGTAACAATTATGAAATGTTTTTCCAAGCATTTTATGAGAGCTTTCAAGCCAAATCACCGGAAATAAAGGCGGTGTTTCAGAATACCGAAAAATCACGTCGTCACGAAATGCTGGAAGATTCGATTTTAATGCTAATGGAGTGTTCGCTCAATCACGCTCCGTCCGAGCATATATGCCGACTTGCGGAATTTCACCGCGAACGCGGCATACCGGAGGCCATGTACGATGTATGGTTAGAATCGCTTGTGGAAACCTTGTATAGGCTAGATGCAGAGTTTACCGCCGCTGAAGAAGAGGCCTGGCGAGCGGTCCTTTTACCTGGAATTAGTTACATGCGCCAGCATGCTTACTGA
- the ydiJ gene encoding D-2-hydroxyglutarate dehydrogenase YdiJ — MIPKLTPFHEQQSLYLDFFQQLGQQGFHGEIDADISNRLVLATDNSIYQVLPQGVVFPKDINDLITLSQLAAKVNFQSIVLTPRGGGTGTNAQSLTDGIVVDTSRHMNHVLEINTDECWARVESGVVKDQLNAALKPYGLFFAPDLSTSNRATIGGMINTDASGQGSCVYGKTRDHVLELTTVLLDGSVMETRALDAEEENAICQGDDRCAQIHNLAVEIQQEHQALIDEVFPPLNRCLTGYDLAHIRDDENRLNLNNILCGSEGTLGFVAQAKLNLLPIPHYSALVVVKYSDFNNSLRDATELMRANPTSIETIDSKVLTLAMNDFIWDQVEEFFDAAKNIRLSNDDSPLQGINLVEFTGNSEQQLQDGIDQLTAILKQKIAHSSNNTDFEASEYTPSGRLGYSIAMGNDAVKRIWAMRKRAVGLLGNAAGEARPVPFVEDTAVPPENLADFILEFREILDGYQLDYGMFGHVDAGVLHVRPALDMKDPEQEQIAWEISDRVADLCLQYGGLLWGEHGKGVRSDYSPKFFGELYPQLQRVKAAFDPNNQLNPGKIATPTEELELLKINEVPTRGQYDREISPDAWQSFAEAVYCNGNGACYNWNPTDAMCPSWKSTRDRIHSPKGRASLVRTWLKLLSDNRIHPQAELRKAHGLRSLVAFPKKLFNQIGRKSSNDFSHDVYDAMSGCLSCKACASQCPIKVDVPEFRSRFIALYHTRYLRPLKDYLVGTLEFLLPLCAIFPAMYNGVMSLTPVKALLKHWVGFIDGPLLSRVNPKKHGIKMANLRAIQRMSDEEKAKTVVIAQDAFTRYFETPLIIDICTLLTQLGYTPLLAPFKANGKPLHIHGFLNWFTKVARRNSAMLNKFSNAGVQLVGIDPSMTYTYRAEYKKFLQDEPEGSTAPHVLLLQEWLSEQLHVLQAQVPVKHSTYTLLPHCIEQSHATRERDQWKAIFEALGQKVEILSLGCCGMSGTYGHEARNSETSTKIYDLSWKKPVDATDTEFLLATGYSCRSQVKREGGKIVRHPLQAMLEILHKNDDTE, encoded by the coding sequence ATGATCCCGAAGCTCACGCCTTTTCACGAGCAGCAAAGCCTTTACCTCGACTTCTTTCAACAGCTGGGGCAACAGGGTTTTCATGGTGAAATCGACGCCGATATCAGCAACCGCTTGGTTTTAGCCACGGACAACTCAATCTATCAGGTACTCCCCCAAGGTGTAGTCTTTCCAAAGGATATTAACGACCTGATAACACTCTCCCAATTAGCCGCAAAGGTAAACTTTCAGAGCATTGTGCTCACCCCCCGAGGCGGTGGCACAGGCACTAACGCTCAATCTCTCACCGATGGCATTGTGGTAGATACCTCCCGGCACATGAATCACGTATTGGAAATCAACACCGACGAATGCTGGGCGAGGGTTGAATCCGGCGTGGTCAAAGACCAGCTCAACGCAGCGCTTAAACCTTATGGGTTATTTTTCGCCCCGGACCTCTCCACCAGCAACCGGGCGACTATTGGCGGCATGATTAATACCGATGCTTCCGGACAGGGTTCCTGTGTATACGGCAAAACCCGCGACCACGTTTTAGAACTGACTACCGTACTGCTGGACGGCTCGGTAATGGAAACTCGGGCGCTGGACGCCGAGGAAGAAAATGCCATTTGCCAGGGCGATGATCGCTGCGCGCAAATTCATAATCTGGCGGTGGAAATTCAACAGGAGCACCAAGCGTTAATCGACGAAGTTTTTCCGCCGCTCAACCGCTGCCTTACGGGGTACGACCTAGCGCATATTCGAGACGACGAAAATCGGCTAAACCTGAATAACATTTTGTGTGGCAGTGAAGGTACACTGGGTTTTGTTGCCCAAGCCAAGCTCAACCTACTGCCTATTCCACATTACTCCGCATTGGTGGTGGTAAAATATTCAGATTTCAATAATTCGCTACGCGATGCCACCGAATTAATGCGGGCAAACCCTACCTCTATCGAAACCATAGATTCAAAAGTGCTTACACTGGCCATGAACGACTTTATATGGGATCAGGTAGAAGAGTTTTTCGATGCGGCCAAAAATATTCGCCTGAGCAACGACGACAGCCCTCTGCAGGGCATTAACCTTGTGGAGTTCACCGGTAACAGCGAACAACAGTTGCAGGACGGTATCGACCAACTCACAGCAATTCTTAAGCAAAAAATTGCCCACAGCAGTAATAACACTGATTTTGAAGCCAGCGAATATACGCCAAGCGGCCGCCTGGGTTATTCCATTGCCATGGGCAACGATGCCGTAAAACGTATATGGGCCATGCGCAAAAGAGCGGTTGGCCTACTGGGTAATGCTGCGGGCGAAGCTCGCCCGGTTCCCTTTGTGGAAGACACCGCCGTTCCACCCGAAAACCTTGCCGATTTTATTTTGGAATTTCGTGAAATTCTTGACGGATACCAGCTCGATTACGGTATGTTCGGTCATGTGGATGCAGGCGTTTTACATGTACGCCCAGCACTGGACATGAAAGACCCCGAGCAGGAACAAATAGCCTGGGAAATTTCTGATCGGGTGGCCGACCTCTGCCTGCAATATGGAGGCTTACTTTGGGGAGAACATGGAAAGGGGGTACGTTCAGATTATTCACCGAAGTTTTTCGGCGAACTCTACCCCCAACTGCAGCGCGTTAAAGCGGCCTTCGACCCAAACAACCAATTAAACCCCGGTAAAATTGCAACACCAACAGAAGAACTAGAATTACTTAAAATTAATGAAGTACCTACGCGCGGTCAATACGACAGAGAAATTTCGCCCGACGCTTGGCAAAGCTTTGCCGAGGCGGTTTACTGCAACGGCAACGGTGCCTGCTACAACTGGAACCCAACAGACGCCATGTGCCCTTCGTGGAAAAGTACACGCGATCGTATTCACTCGCCAAAAGGGCGAGCGTCTTTGGTTCGAACCTGGCTAAAACTACTTTCAGACAACCGCATTCACCCGCAAGCCGAATTACGTAAAGCGCACGGCCTGCGCTCGCTGGTAGCGTTTCCGAAGAAACTGTTCAACCAGATCGGCAGGAAATCTTCCAACGATTTTTCCCACGATGTTTACGACGCAATGTCGGGCTGCCTTTCGTGTAAGGCCTGCGCCAGCCAGTGCCCTATCAAAGTTGATGTACCGGAATTTCGCAGCCGCTTTATTGCGCTTTACCACACCCGCTACTTGCGCCCCTTAAAAGATTATTTGGTCGGCACCTTAGAATTTTTGTTACCTCTGTGTGCCATATTCCCAGCAATGTATAACGGCGTAATGTCACTGACACCCGTAAAAGCGTTGCTCAAGCATTGGGTAGGTTTTATTGACGGCCCACTGTTAAGCCGTGTAAACCCGAAAAAGCACGGTATAAAAATGGCGAATTTGCGTGCTATTCAACGCATGAGCGACGAAGAAAAAGCAAAAACGGTTGTTATTGCTCAAGATGCCTTTACCCGCTATTTTGAAACGCCACTGATTATTGATATTTGTACACTCTTAACCCAACTGGGCTACACACCTTTACTGGCGCCGTTTAAAGCCAACGGTAAACCGCTGCACATACACGGTTTTTTAAACTGGTTTACCAAGGTTGCGCGCCGCAATTCTGCCATGCTGAACAAGTTCAGTAACGCTGGTGTTCAACTGGTAGGTATTGACCCCTCCATGACCTATACCTACCGCGCCGAATACAAAAAGTTTTTACAGGACGAACCCGAAGGCAGCACAGCACCCCATGTACTGTTGCTACAAGAATGGCTGAGCGAGCAACTGCACGTACTACAGGCACAGGTACCCGTGAAACATAGTACCTACACTCTATTGCCGCATTGCATTGAGCAATCTCACGCAACACGTGAACGCGACCAGTGGAAAGCTATTTTCGAAGCCCTTGGCCAAAAGGTAGAAATACTGTCGCTTGGCTGCTGCGGTATGTCCGGTACCTACGGCCATGAAGCCCGCAACAGTGAAACATCTACAAAGATTTATGATTTAAGCTGGAAAAAACCCGTAGACGCTACCGATACCGAATTTTTGCTCGCCACAGGGTATTCCTGTAGAAGTCAGGTGAAACGTGAAGGCGGAAAAATTGTTAGGCACCCGCTACAGGCGATGCTGGAGATTTTGCACAAAAACGATGACACAGAATAA
- the purU gene encoding formyltetrahydrofolate deformylase, with translation MTAKVKELILKFSCDDQPGIVASVASLFSLQGFNIRESSQFEDVTTRRFFMRTLLESVEGPKSLADVTTAFQSVAARYKMDWSLTDGSKKAKVMIAVSQWGHCLNELLNAWKRGTLPVDIVGVVSNHETMRKLTEWYEVPYHYLPVTKETKAEQEQQMLDLMQQTDTELLVLARYMQILSDNLCKQLEGRAINIHHSFLPGFKGAKPYHQAYDRGVKLIGATAHYVTAELDEGPIIEQEVERVTHANSPEELVEIGRNTEAVVLQRAVRWHAEHRVLLNGQKTVVFTR, from the coding sequence ATGACAGCAAAAGTCAAAGAGCTGATTCTTAAGTTCAGCTGTGACGACCAACCGGGAATTGTAGCCTCGGTCGCCAGTTTATTCTCACTTCAGGGGTTTAATATTCGGGAGTCATCTCAGTTTGAGGATGTCACCACTCGCCGCTTTTTTATGCGTACGCTTTTGGAGTCTGTTGAAGGCCCAAAAAGCCTTGCAGATGTTACCACCGCTTTCCAGTCGGTTGCCGCCCGTTACAAAATGGACTGGTCGCTCACCGATGGTAGCAAAAAAGCCAAGGTGATGATTGCCGTGTCCCAGTGGGGGCATTGTCTAAATGAGCTGCTCAATGCGTGGAAGCGCGGTACTTTACCGGTGGATATTGTAGGTGTGGTCTCTAACCACGAAACTATGCGTAAGCTTACCGAGTGGTACGAAGTCCCGTACCATTATTTACCTGTCACCAAAGAAACCAAAGCCGAGCAAGAACAGCAAATGCTCGACTTGATGCAGCAAACCGATACCGAGCTATTGGTGCTTGCGCGCTACATGCAAATTCTTTCCGACAACCTGTGTAAACAGTTGGAAGGCCGGGCTATTAATATTCACCATTCTTTTCTACCTGGTTTTAAAGGCGCTAAGCCATACCATCAGGCCTACGATCGCGGGGTGAAGCTGATAGGGGCTACCGCACACTATGTAACGGCCGAGTTGGATGAAGGGCCGATTATTGAGCAGGAAGTTGAGCGCGTAACGCATGCCAACTCACCAGAAGAGTTGGTAGAAATTGGCCGCAATACCGAAGCCGTAGTGTTGCAGCGTGCTGTTCGTTGGCATGCAGAGCACAGGGTGTTGCTGAACGGACAAAAAACGGTTGTGTTTACCCGTTAG
- a CDS encoding SDR family oxidoreductase: MTFDFSGRTVVVVGGTSGINRGIAESFARAGARVAVASRSEQKVEDTVSALAILGAEAMGFAADVRDQDAIRKGFSDVEQAFGQFDVLVSGAAGNFPALANGMSANAFKSVVDIDLLGTFHVMQAAYCHLKKPGASVVNISAPQAFLPMIAQSHVCAAKAGVDMITRTLAMEWGPKGVRVNSVVPGPIEGTEGMSRLAPTPALMAQVKAGVPLRRLGTPEDVGNLCMFLASDFASYMNGTVIPVDGGWSLGGISSYAATLGDFMMKTSTEGE, from the coding sequence ATGACATTTGATTTCAGTGGTCGTACGGTAGTGGTAGTGGGAGGCACAAGCGGTATTAACCGGGGCATAGCCGAAAGTTTTGCCCGCGCTGGTGCGCGTGTGGCTGTAGCCAGTAGAAGTGAGCAGAAGGTTGAAGATACCGTGTCGGCCTTGGCTATTCTGGGGGCTGAAGCAATGGGCTTTGCTGCCGATGTGCGCGACCAAGATGCCATACGCAAGGGTTTTAGTGATGTTGAACAGGCTTTTGGCCAGTTTGATGTACTGGTAAGCGGGGCAGCGGGTAATTTCCCCGCTTTGGCCAATGGCATGTCGGCCAACGCTTTTAAGTCCGTTGTGGATATCGACTTACTCGGTACCTTTCATGTTATGCAGGCCGCGTATTGTCACCTGAAAAAGCCGGGTGCAAGTGTGGTGAATATATCGGCGCCACAGGCATTTTTGCCGATGATCGCCCAGTCCCATGTGTGTGCGGCCAAAGCTGGGGTCGATATGATTACGCGCACGCTTGCTATGGAGTGGGGGCCCAAGGGTGTGCGGGTTAACAGTGTTGTGCCCGGGCCAATAGAGGGAACAGAGGGTATGAGCCGCTTAGCGCCCACACCGGCGTTAATGGCTCAAGTGAAGGCCGGTGTGCCACTGCGCCGTTTGGGTACACCTGAGGATGTTGGCAACTTGTGTATGTTTCTCGCTTCAGATTTTGCCAGCTATATGAATGGTACGGTAATACCGGTGGATGGTGGCTGGTCATTGGGCGGTATTTCGTCTTACGCGGCAACGCTTGGTGATTTTATGATGAAGACCTCCACGGAGGGTGAATAG
- a CDS encoding enoyl-CoA hydratase: MAKCRESADNGNIANRCGDHAMTDEVQITQTGGVVEIMFNRISKKNALNLAMYEAMAGELNAAAENPEVRAVLFWGAGKYFSSGNDLKDFTAVLAAPKALIEGDNAIVRFLTALERFPKPAVAAVEGSAVGVGTTLLLHCDLVYSAKDAEFSLPFANLGLRPENASSYLLPKLVGHPRAAEWLLLGEAFDASDAEAAGLVNRLVDDPVAYAREQCEKLCRQPPKAMIETKALLKAADRKQVATSFGEEMLSFTDALNSAEFAEAVAAFFEKRPADFSKL, from the coding sequence ATGGCGAAATGCCGCGAGAGCGCTGACAATGGCAATATTGCTAACCGCTGTGGAGATCATGCGATGACCGATGAGGTGCAAATAACGCAAACAGGAGGTGTTGTTGAAATAATGTTCAATCGCATCAGCAAGAAAAATGCGCTCAATCTAGCCATGTATGAGGCAATGGCTGGTGAGCTTAATGCTGCCGCCGAAAACCCCGAAGTGCGGGCGGTATTGTTTTGGGGGGCTGGAAAATACTTCTCTAGTGGTAATGACCTAAAAGATTTTACGGCTGTTCTCGCGGCCCCCAAGGCGCTAATAGAGGGCGACAATGCAATTGTTCGATTTTTAACCGCTTTAGAGCGGTTTCCGAAACCGGCCGTAGCCGCAGTGGAAGGGTCTGCGGTAGGTGTTGGCACAACGTTGTTGCTGCATTGCGACCTTGTGTACAGCGCTAAAGATGCCGAGTTTTCACTGCCGTTTGCGAACCTGGGGTTACGCCCAGAAAACGCGAGTTCTTATTTGCTTCCCAAACTGGTAGGGCATCCGCGCGCTGCCGAGTGGCTGTTATTGGGTGAAGCGTTTGATGCCAGCGACGCGGAGGCGGCAGGGTTGGTTAATCGGTTGGTGGACGACCCGGTTGCCTATGCTCGCGAGCAATGTGAAAAGTTGTGCAGGCAGCCACCAAAAGCGATGATCGAAACAAAAGCCTTATTGAAAGCTGCGGATCGTAAACAGGTGGCAACAAGCTTTGGGGAAGAAATGTTGAGTTTTACCGATGCGTTAAACAGTGCGGAGTTCGCCGAGGCTGTTGCCGCTTTCTTTGAAAAAAGGCCCGCAGATTTTTCCAAACTGTAA
- the argS gene encoding arginine--tRNA ligase — translation MNIRSFLANRVRNAMSDAGIPNDYSPALAIAKKAGFGDYQANGAMAAAKAMKTNPRELAQSIVNNLDLSGVAQKVEIAGPGFINIHLAPEWLAQQLSSKENYLNTEDEEQIVIIDYSSPNLAKEMHVGHLRSTIIGDAIARILAFRGDKVIRQNHVGDWGTQFGMLIAELEQHLGAGAQAELALKDLEGFYQQAKAHFDEDPAFADKARNYVVELQSGNKKILALWEKFREVSLSHSEDIYRKLNVTLSTEDVYGESAYNDDLAPTVQSLKEKELAIEDDGAQVVFLQELADKKGNPSPVIVQKKDGGYLYATTDLAALRYRTEKLEANRILYFIDARQSLHMQQVFTVARKAGFVSDWVSLEHHPFGTMMGPDGKPFKTRSGTTVKLADLLEEANERALAVVKEKNADLPDEEALIVARKVGIGAVKYADLSKTRTNDYIFNWDAMLSFEGNTGPYLQYAYTRIFSIFRKAGLEIERFDAALELNEPQEQALALRALQFNEALEQVSAEAMPHVLCTYLYDLASLFMTFYEACPILKEGISEDVRNSRLYLSKTVADTLSQGLELLGIETMERM, via the coding sequence ATGAATATTAGAAGTTTCCTCGCAAATCGCGTACGTAATGCCATGTCTGACGCTGGTATACCCAATGACTATAGTCCTGCTCTGGCCATTGCCAAAAAAGCCGGATTTGGCGACTATCAGGCCAACGGTGCTATGGCAGCCGCCAAAGCCATGAAAACCAACCCTCGCGAGCTGGCACAATCCATTGTCAACAACCTGGATTTGAGCGGTGTTGCCCAAAAAGTGGAAATTGCCGGGCCCGGCTTTATCAATATTCACCTTGCGCCTGAATGGCTGGCTCAACAACTGAGCAGTAAAGAAAACTACCTAAATACCGAGGACGAAGAGCAAATCGTTATTATCGATTACTCATCGCCCAACCTCGCGAAAGAAATGCATGTGGGTCATTTGCGCTCTACCATTATTGGTGATGCCATAGCCCGTATTTTGGCGTTCAGGGGTGACAAGGTTATTCGCCAAAACCATGTTGGCGACTGGGGCACACAGTTTGGTATGTTGATCGCAGAGCTAGAGCAACATTTAGGCGCAGGCGCGCAGGCTGAACTAGCACTGAAAGATCTCGAAGGTTTTTATCAGCAAGCCAAAGCCCATTTTGATGAAGACCCCGCATTCGCCGATAAAGCGCGTAACTACGTTGTGGAGCTGCAGTCTGGCAATAAAAAAATCCTTGCGCTTTGGGAAAAGTTTCGTGAAGTATCACTGAGCCACAGCGAGGATATTTACCGTAAATTAAACGTCACTCTCAGCACTGAAGATGTGTATGGGGAAAGCGCCTATAACGACGACCTAGCGCCCACAGTGCAGTCATTAAAAGAAAAAGAACTAGCGATTGAAGACGACGGCGCCCAAGTGGTATTTCTACAGGAGCTGGCCGACAAAAAAGGCAACCCAAGCCCTGTTATCGTGCAAAAGAAAGATGGTGGCTACCTCTATGCAACTACCGACCTAGCCGCACTGCGTTATCGCACAGAAAAACTTGAAGCTAACCGCATTCTTTATTTTATTGACGCCCGCCAATCACTTCACATGCAACAGGTCTTCACCGTTGCGCGTAAGGCTGGTTTCGTCAGTGATTGGGTGAGCCTGGAACACCACCCCTTTGGTACAATGATGGGCCCCGACGGCAAACCCTTCAAAACCCGTTCGGGCACTACGGTAAAACTCGCAGACTTACTTGAAGAAGCCAACGAACGCGCACTTGCGGTGGTGAAAGAGAAAAATGCCGATTTGCCAGACGAAGAAGCGCTAATAGTCGCCAGAAAAGTGGGGATTGGCGCGGTGAAGTATGCCGACCTATCTAAAACACGTACTAACGATTACATTTTTAACTGGGATGCAATGCTTAGCTTTGAAGGCAATACAGGCCCTTACCTGCAATACGCCTACACGCGTATATTCAGTATTTTCCGCAAGGCAGGCTTAGAAATTGAGCGTTTCGATGCCGCACTCGAATTAAATGAGCCACAGGAACAAGCACTGGCATTAAGAGCATTACAATTCAACGAAGCCCTAGAGCAAGTCAGCGCCGAAGCCATGCCACACGTACTCTGCACCTACCTCTACGATCTAGCCAGTTTATTTATGACGTTTTACGAAGCCTGCCCAATATTAAAAGAAGGTATTAGCGAAGATGTGCGCAACAGCCGCCTATATTTAAGTAAAACGGTTGCCGACACGCTCAGCCAAGGGCTGGAACTATTGGGTATTGAAACAATGGAGCGCATGTAA
- a CDS encoding M15 family metallopeptidase → MLRAFGWLFLCLSVGVSANPPSTCTYSTYKWSVVQKKAVDFRTVSHPYAALASYEIDKETGCTVCREDQRAIKVGDLPEVLVCKKLAGTLETQLNALVVREEPILKLVGYRVGMTRGDVDTEGNRTRFSNHSFGIAIDINDEQNGLYGNCIEFGPKCRLRKGGEWDPNIYGSLTVESEIVAAMKSLGLKWGGEIAGKQKDFMHFSPSGY, encoded by the coding sequence ATGCTTCGAGCTTTTGGATGGCTGTTTCTGTGCTTGTCTGTGGGGGTGTCGGCTAATCCCCCTTCTACCTGTACCTACTCCACTTACAAGTGGAGCGTCGTTCAAAAAAAAGCTGTAGATTTTCGAACAGTATCCCACCCTTATGCCGCTTTGGCCTCATACGAAATAGATAAAGAAACAGGCTGCACCGTTTGTCGAGAAGACCAGCGGGCTATTAAAGTTGGTGACTTACCCGAAGTTTTGGTGTGTAAAAAGTTGGCGGGCACGCTTGAGACCCAGCTTAACGCGTTGGTGGTACGGGAGGAGCCTATTTTAAAACTGGTGGGCTATCGTGTGGGAATGACCCGAGGTGACGTTGACACTGAAGGCAATCGCACGCGCTTCAGTAATCATTCTTTTGGAATTGCCATCGATATTAATGACGAGCAAAACGGTCTATACGGTAATTGTATCGAGTTTGGACCGAAATGTCGTTTGCGAAAAGGTGGGGAGTGGGACCCTAATATTTATGGCAGCTTGACCGTGGAAAGTGAAATTGTAGCGGCGATGAAATCACTTGGTTTAAAGTGGGGGGGCGAGATAGCCGGAAAGCAAAAAGACTTTATGCATTTCTCGCCTAGTGGATATTGA
- the fbp gene encoding class 1 fructose-bisphosphatase, translated as MTDIQETKQVKDLVTLGEFVIQKQHEYPGATGDLTQIFGAIKLAAKLVHREINKAGIADITGYAGQENVQGEQQQKLDVYANEKFKAALAARGLVCGLASEEEESFVEFNQPQNVGSKYVVLIDPVDGSSNIDVNVAVGTIFSIYRRVSPEDGPVQLEDFLQKGTEQVAAGYVIFGSSTMLVYTTGNGVNGFTFDPSIGVYYLSHENMRIPERGQIYSVNEGNYVHFPMGVKQYIKYCQERDEASSRPYASRYIGSLVADFHRNLLKGGIFFYPSYAGHPKGKLRLLYECNPIAFIMEQAGGIASDGHRRVLELEPTELHQRTPLFVGSPNMVKKAEDFMRAFA; from the coding sequence ATGACCGATATTCAGGAAACAAAGCAAGTGAAAGACCTAGTGACTCTGGGTGAGTTTGTTATACAAAAGCAGCATGAGTATCCGGGGGCAACCGGCGATCTCACGCAAATTTTTGGCGCCATAAAATTAGCGGCCAAGCTTGTACACAGAGAAATTAACAAGGCCGGAATTGCCGATATTACCGGTTATGCTGGTCAGGAAAATGTTCAAGGCGAGCAGCAACAAAAGCTGGATGTTTATGCGAACGAAAAATTTAAAGCAGCGCTTGCCGCGCGCGGTTTGGTTTGCGGTTTAGCCTCTGAAGAAGAAGAGTCTTTTGTTGAGTTTAACCAACCTCAAAACGTAGGCAGTAAATACGTGGTGTTAATCGACCCGGTAGACGGTTCTTCTAACATAGATGTGAACGTTGCCGTAGGCACTATATTTTCTATTTATCGTCGCGTTTCTCCCGAGGATGGACCGGTACAGCTGGAAGACTTCTTGCAAAAAGGTACCGAGCAGGTAGCGGCGGGGTATGTTATTTTCGGCTCATCTACCATGCTTGTATACACCACGGGTAATGGTGTTAATGGGTTTACGTTTGACCCCTCCATTGGTGTTTATTATTTGTCCCATGAAAATATGCGTATTCCTGAGCGTGGGCAAATTTATTCAGTTAATGAAGGAAACTACGTACATTTCCCTATGGGCGTAAAACAGTACATTAAATACTGTCAGGAGCGGGATGAAGCATCGTCGCGGCCCTATGCTTCGCGATATATTGGTTCGCTTGTTGCCGACTTCCACCGTAATTTATTGAAGGGCGGCATTTTCTTCTACCCATCTTATGCGGGCCACCCTAAGGGAAAGCTACGTTTACTCTACGAGTGTAACCCTATTGCGTTTATTATGGAGCAGGCCGGTGGTATTGCTTCCGATGGCCATCGCAGAGTTCTCGAGCTAGAGCCCACTGAGCTTCATCAGCGCACGCCACTGTTTGTCGGTTCACCCAATATGGTGAAAAAAGCCGAAGACTTTATGCGCGCGTTTGCTTAA